A single Camelus bactrianus isolate YW-2024 breed Bactrian camel chromosome 1, ASM4877302v1, whole genome shotgun sequence DNA region contains:
- the IGSF10 gene encoding immunoglobulin superfamily member 10 isoform X2 — translation MALRMGSRIRVYPNGSLSIGSVTEKDGGEYLCAARNKMGDDLILMRVSLRRRPAKIDHKQHFKKQVFHGKDFQVDCKASGSPVPAISWSLPDGTMINNAMQADDSGHRTRRFTLFDNGTLYFNRVGMAEEGDYTCYAQNTLGKDEMKVHLTVVTAAPRIQQGHKTSTRVRAGDTAVFDCEVTGEPKPKIFWLLPSNDMISFSRDRYTFHTNGSLSINKVKLLDSGEYVCVARNPGGDDTKMYKLDVVSKPPLINGLYTNKTVIKATAVRHSKKHFDCRAEGTPSPQIMWIMPDNIFLTAPYYGSRITVHNNGTLEIRNVRLSDSAEFICVARNEGGESVLVVQLEVLEMLRRPTFRNPFNEKIVAPLGKATALNCSVVGNPPPEIIWILPNGTQFSNGPQNSQHLIASNGSLIIYKTSRDDAGKYRCAARNKVGYIEKLIVLEIGQKPVILTYTPGTVYCISGDSVSLHCVADGSPKPNIKWTVPSSYVIDRPQINGKYILHENGTLVIKDTTAYDRGNYICKAQNSVGHALITVPVMVVAYPPRITNRLPRSILTRTGVAVQLHCVALGVPKPEITWEMPDHSPFSAANKVRTHGIPPFPPRGTLVIQNPQTSDSGIYKCTAKNSLGSDYATTYIQVI, via the coding sequence aatGGGCAGCCGAATCCGCGTCTATCCGAATGGATCCCTGTCTATTGGATCAGTGACAGAAAAAGATGGTGGGGAGTACTTGTGTGCGGCAAGAAACAAAATGGGGGATGATCTGATCCTGATGCGCGTCAGCCTAAGACGGAGACCTGCCAAAATTGACCacaagcaacattttaaaaagcaagtgttTCACGGGAAAGACTTCCAAGTCGATTGCAAGGCTTCTGGCTCACCAGTGCCCGCGATATCCTGGAGTTTGCCCGATGGGACGATGATCAACAACGCCATGCAGGCTGACGACAGTGGCCACAGGACCAGAAGGTTCACACTCTTTGACAATGGAACCTTATACTTCAACAGAGTTGGGATGGCAGAAGAAGGAGATTACACTTGCTATGCCCAGAACACGCTAGGGAAGGATGAGATGAAAGTCCACTTAACGGTAGTAACAGCTGCCCCACGGATCCAGCAGGGTCACAAGACCAGCACGAGAGTCAGGGCTGGAGACACAGCCGTCTTTGACTGTGAGGTCACTGGGGAACCCAAGCCAAAAATATTTTGGTTGCTGCCTTCCAATGACATGATTTCATTCTCCAGAGACAGGTACACGTTTCACACCAACGGGTCTTTgtccatcaacaaagtgaaactGCTCGATTCTGGAGAGTATGTCTGTGTGGCCCGAAATCCTGGTGGGGATGACACCAAAATGTACAAACTAGACGTAGTCTCCAAGCCTCCATTAATCAATGGTCTGTATACAAACAAAACTGTCATTAAAGCCACGGCTGTGAGGCATTCTAAGAAACACTTTGACTGCAGAGCCGAAGGGACACCGTCTCCTCAAATCATGTGGATCATGCCAGACAATATTTTCCTCACGGCTCCATACTACGGAAGCAGAATCACAGTCCATAACAATGGAACCTTGGAAATTAGGAATGTGAGGCTTTCGGATTCAGCCGAGTTTATCTGTGTGGCTCGGAACGAAGGCGGAGAGAGCGTGCTAGTGGTGCAGTTAGAAGTACTGGAAATGCTGAGAAGACCGACCTTCAGAAAtccatttaatgaaaaaatagtTGCCCCTCTTGGAAAGGCCACAGCGTTGAATTGCTCTGTTGTTGGAAACCCACCACCTGAAATAATCTGGATTTTACCAAATGGCACACAGTTTTCCAATGGACCACAAAATTCTCAGCATCTGATAGCAAGCAACGGGTCACttatcatttataaaacaagTCGGGACGACGCAGGAAAGTACCGGTGTGCAGCCAGAAATAAAGTTGGCTACATTGAGAAGCTAATCGTATTGGAAATTGGCCAGAAGCCAGTTATTCTCACTTACACACCAGGAACAGTTTACTGTATCAGTGGAGACTCTGTATCATTGCACTGCGTCGCTGATGGAAGCCCCAAGCCAAATATCAAATGGACTGTACCAAGTAGTTACGTAATAGACAGGCCTCAAATTAATGGCAAATACATACTGCATGAAAACGGCACATTAGTCATCAAAGACACAACAGCTTATGACAGAGGAAACTATATTTGTAAAGCTCAAAATAGTGTTGGCCACGCACTGATTACTGTTCCAGTAATGGTTGTCGCCTACCCTCCACGAATTACAAATCGCCTACCCAGGAGCATCCTCACAAGGACAGGAGTGGCTGTTCAGCTCCACTGTGTTGCTCTGGGAGTCCCCAAGCCTGAAATCACTTGGGAGATGCCTGACCACTCCCCGTTCTCAGCGGCAAACAAAGTGAGGACACACGGAATTCCGCCTTTTCCCCCACGAGGTACTCTAGTCATTCAAAATCCACAAACCTCGGATTCAGGGATATACAAATGCACAGCAAAGAATTCACTTGGAAGTGATTATGCAACAACGTATATTCAAGTCATCTGA
- the IGSF10 gene encoding immunoglobulin superfamily member 10 isoform X3: MGSRIRVYPNGSLSIGSVTEKDGGEYLCAARNKMGDDLILMRVSLRRRPAKIDHKQHFKKQVFHGKDFQVDCKASGSPVPAISWSLPDGTMINNAMQADDSGHRTRRFTLFDNGTLYFNRVGMAEEGDYTCYAQNTLGKDEMKVHLTVVTAAPRIQQGHKTSTRVRAGDTAVFDCEVTGEPKPKIFWLLPSNDMISFSRDRYTFHTNGSLSINKVKLLDSGEYVCVARNPGGDDTKMYKLDVVSKPPLINGLYTNKTVIKATAVRHSKKHFDCRAEGTPSPQIMWIMPDNIFLTAPYYGSRITVHNNGTLEIRNVRLSDSAEFICVARNEGGESVLVVQLEVLEMLRRPTFRNPFNEKIVAPLGKATALNCSVVGNPPPEIIWILPNGTQFSNGPQNSQHLIASNGSLIIYKTSRDDAGKYRCAARNKVGYIEKLIVLEIGQKPVILTYTPGTVYCISGDSVSLHCVADGSPKPNIKWTVPSSYVIDRPQINGKYILHENGTLVIKDTTAYDRGNYICKAQNSVGHALITVPVMVVAYPPRITNRLPRSILTRTGVAVQLHCVALGVPKPEITWEMPDHSPFSAANKVRTHGIPPFPPRGTLVIQNPQTSDSGIYKCTAKNSLGSDYATTYIQVI; encoded by the coding sequence atGGGCAGCCGAATCCGCGTCTATCCGAATGGATCCCTGTCTATTGGATCAGTGACAGAAAAAGATGGTGGGGAGTACTTGTGTGCGGCAAGAAACAAAATGGGGGATGATCTGATCCTGATGCGCGTCAGCCTAAGACGGAGACCTGCCAAAATTGACCacaagcaacattttaaaaagcaagtgttTCACGGGAAAGACTTCCAAGTCGATTGCAAGGCTTCTGGCTCACCAGTGCCCGCGATATCCTGGAGTTTGCCCGATGGGACGATGATCAACAACGCCATGCAGGCTGACGACAGTGGCCACAGGACCAGAAGGTTCACACTCTTTGACAATGGAACCTTATACTTCAACAGAGTTGGGATGGCAGAAGAAGGAGATTACACTTGCTATGCCCAGAACACGCTAGGGAAGGATGAGATGAAAGTCCACTTAACGGTAGTAACAGCTGCCCCACGGATCCAGCAGGGTCACAAGACCAGCACGAGAGTCAGGGCTGGAGACACAGCCGTCTTTGACTGTGAGGTCACTGGGGAACCCAAGCCAAAAATATTTTGGTTGCTGCCTTCCAATGACATGATTTCATTCTCCAGAGACAGGTACACGTTTCACACCAACGGGTCTTTgtccatcaacaaagtgaaactGCTCGATTCTGGAGAGTATGTCTGTGTGGCCCGAAATCCTGGTGGGGATGACACCAAAATGTACAAACTAGACGTAGTCTCCAAGCCTCCATTAATCAATGGTCTGTATACAAACAAAACTGTCATTAAAGCCACGGCTGTGAGGCATTCTAAGAAACACTTTGACTGCAGAGCCGAAGGGACACCGTCTCCTCAAATCATGTGGATCATGCCAGACAATATTTTCCTCACGGCTCCATACTACGGAAGCAGAATCACAGTCCATAACAATGGAACCTTGGAAATTAGGAATGTGAGGCTTTCGGATTCAGCCGAGTTTATCTGTGTGGCTCGGAACGAAGGCGGAGAGAGCGTGCTAGTGGTGCAGTTAGAAGTACTGGAAATGCTGAGAAGACCGACCTTCAGAAAtccatttaatgaaaaaatagtTGCCCCTCTTGGAAAGGCCACAGCGTTGAATTGCTCTGTTGTTGGAAACCCACCACCTGAAATAATCTGGATTTTACCAAATGGCACACAGTTTTCCAATGGACCACAAAATTCTCAGCATCTGATAGCAAGCAACGGGTCACttatcatttataaaacaagTCGGGACGACGCAGGAAAGTACCGGTGTGCAGCCAGAAATAAAGTTGGCTACATTGAGAAGCTAATCGTATTGGAAATTGGCCAGAAGCCAGTTATTCTCACTTACACACCAGGAACAGTTTACTGTATCAGTGGAGACTCTGTATCATTGCACTGCGTCGCTGATGGAAGCCCCAAGCCAAATATCAAATGGACTGTACCAAGTAGTTACGTAATAGACAGGCCTCAAATTAATGGCAAATACATACTGCATGAAAACGGCACATTAGTCATCAAAGACACAACAGCTTATGACAGAGGAAACTATATTTGTAAAGCTCAAAATAGTGTTGGCCACGCACTGATTACTGTTCCAGTAATGGTTGTCGCCTACCCTCCACGAATTACAAATCGCCTACCCAGGAGCATCCTCACAAGGACAGGAGTGGCTGTTCAGCTCCACTGTGTTGCTCTGGGAGTCCCCAAGCCTGAAATCACTTGGGAGATGCCTGACCACTCCCCGTTCTCAGCGGCAAACAAAGTGAGGACACACGGAATTCCGCCTTTTCCCCCACGAGGTACTCTAGTCATTCAAAATCCACAAACCTCGGATTCAGGGATATACAAATGCACAGCAAAGAATTCACTTGGAAGTGATTATGCAACAACGTATATTCAAGTCATCTGA